Proteins encoded in a region of the Methylobacterium radiotolerans JCM 2831 genome:
- a CDS encoding aldo/keto reductase family oxidoreductase: MTDIAQAGTFALGDRTVKRLGYGAMQLAGPGVFGPPEDRAAAVAVLREAVAAGVDHIDTSDFYGPHVTNRIIREALHPYPDGLVIVTKVGARRGADASWNPAFSAEELTQAVHDNLRNLDVDALDVVNLRLMFDVHGPAEGPIEAPLTVLADLQRQGLIRRIGLSNATPRQVAEGRRITDIVCVQNQYNLAHRGDDAFIDDLAAAGIAYVPFFPLGGFSPLQSGTLSEVAAGLGATPMQVALTWLLRRSPNILLIPGTSSLGHLRENLAAAALALPDEAMAALDRIGAA, translated from the coding sequence ATGACCGACATCGCGCAGGCCGGGACCTTCGCCCTCGGCGACCGCACCGTGAAGCGGCTCGGCTACGGGGCCATGCAGCTCGCCGGGCCCGGCGTGTTCGGGCCGCCCGAGGACCGCGCCGCCGCGGTCGCGGTGCTCCGGGAAGCCGTGGCGGCGGGCGTCGACCACATCGACACCAGCGACTTCTACGGGCCGCACGTCACCAACCGGATCATCCGCGAGGCGCTGCACCCCTACCCGGACGGGCTCGTGATCGTCACCAAGGTCGGCGCCAGGCGCGGGGCCGACGCCTCGTGGAACCCGGCCTTCTCGGCCGAGGAGCTCACCCAGGCGGTCCACGACAACCTGCGCAACCTCGACGTCGACGCCCTCGACGTGGTCAACCTGCGCCTGATGTTCGACGTCCACGGGCCGGCAGAGGGCCCGATCGAGGCGCCGCTCACCGTGCTGGCGGATCTTCAGCGCCAGGGGCTGATCCGCCGGATCGGCCTGAGCAACGCCACGCCGCGTCAGGTCGCCGAGGGGCGCCGGATCACCGACATCGTCTGCGTGCAGAACCAGTACAACCTCGCGCACCGGGGCGACGACGCCTTCATCGACGATCTGGCGGCGGCCGGGATCGCCTACGTGCCGTTCTTCCCGCTGGGCGGGTTCAGCCCGCTGCAATCGGGCACGCTGTCCGAGGTCGCGGCCGGGCTCGGCGCGACGCCGATGCAGGTGGCGCTGACGTGGCTGCTGCGCCGGTCGCCCAACATCCTGCTGATCCCGGGGACCTCCTCGCTCGGCCATCTGCGCGAGAACCTCGCGGCGGCCGCGCTCGCGCTCCCGGATGAGGCGATGGCGGCGCTGGATCGGATCGGGGCGGCGTGA